One window of Atribacter laminatus genomic DNA carries:
- a CDS encoding PaaI family thioesterase, with protein MDFPDTHHCFLCGDKNPIGFKLKFKEDKGDTISETTIPFQYQGFDGVVHGGIVATFLDEIMAQAVKKSGQKAMTGTLTVKYRKPCRTDEKIQIRGRIVEINGRIIKAQGEIIQDQEIVAEGEGIFVVPRQV; from the coding sequence ATGGATTTTCCCGATACTCATCATTGTTTTCTCTGCGGCGATAAAAACCCCATAGGTTTTAAGTTGAAATTTAAAGAGGATAAAGGGGACACGATTTCCGAAACCACTATTCCATTTCAGTATCAAGGTTTTGATGGAGTGGTTCATGGAGGCATTGTGGCAACTTTTCTCGATGAAATAATGGCCCAGGCAGTAAAAAAATCCGGCCAAAAAGCCATGACCGGTACCCTAACTGTAAAGTATCGAAAACCTTGTCGCACTGATGAGAAAATCCAGATACGGGGTCGTATAGTAGAAATCAACGGTAGAATAATTAAAGCCCAGGGTGAGATAATTCAAGATCAAGAAATCGTTGCCGAAGGGGAAGGAATTTTTGTTGTTCCAAGACAAGTCTGA